The Echeneis naucrates chromosome 8, fEcheNa1.1, whole genome shotgun sequence genome has a window encoding:
- the rps11 gene encoding small ribosomal subunit protein uS17, protein MADAQTERAYQKQPTIFQNKKRVLVADGGKEAKEKLPRYHKSVGLGFKTPREAIDGTYIDKKCPFTGNVSIRGRILSGVVTKMKMQRTIVIRRDYLHYIRKYNRFEKRHKNLSVHLSPCFRDVTVGDIVTVGECRPLSKTVRFNVLKVTKAAGAKKQFQKF, encoded by the exons ATGGCGGACGCACAA ACCGAGAGGGCTTATCAGAAACAGCCCACCATCTTCCAGAACAAGAAACGTGTTCTGGTTGCCGATGGTGGCAAGGAAGCCAAGGAAAAGCTCCCCCGCTACCACAAGAGCGTCGGGCTGGGCTTCAAAACCCCAAGAGAG GCTATCGATGGCACTTACATTGACAAGAAATGCCCCTTCACTGGAAATGTCTCCATCCGTGGCCGTATCCTCTCTG GTGTGGTGACCAAAATGAAGATGCAGAGGACCATCGTTATCCGACGTGACTACCTGCATTACATCCGCAAGTACAACCGATTTGAGAAGAGGCACAAGAacctctctgtccatctgtcgCCTTGCTTCAG AGACGTCACAGTTGGAGATATTGTGACCGTCGGAGAGTGCCGACCACTCAGCAAGACTGTGAGGTTCAATGTCCTCAAAGTGACAAAGGCTGCAGGCGCCAAGAAGCAGTTCCAGAAGTTTTAG
- the baxa gene encoding BCL2 associated X, apoptosis regulator a, which yields MASSHPAGGDQGNTKEQILEVGAVLLKDFIYQRVQQHGDGNAQVTRAQLGGRELVDPNHKKLAECLQKIGDELDGNVELQRMINDPSVNPTKDMFLKVAIEIFSDGKFNWGRVVALFYFACRLVIKALVTQVPDIIRTIISWTMDYLRENVINWIREQGGWEGIRSYFGTPTWQTVGVFLAGVLTTVIVIRKM from the exons ATGGCATCATCTCACCCGGCAGGAGGCGACCAAG GAAATACCAAAGAACAGATACTGGAAGTAGGTGCTGTTCTGTTGAAGGA TTTCATCTATCAGCGGGTGCAGCAACATGGAGATGGCAATGCCCAAGTGACCAGGGCACAGCTGGGTGGACGAGAGCTCGTGGACCCAAACCACAAGAAACTTGCTGAGTGCCTGCAGAAGATTGGAGATGAGCTGGATGGAAATGTTGAGCTCCAAAG GATGATAAACGACCCCTCAGTCAATCCCACAAAAGACATGTTCTTGAAGGTTGCCATTGAGATTTTTTCTGATGGAAAATTCAACTGGGGCAGAGTGGTTGCGCTGTTCTACTTTGCCTGTCGACTCGTCATCAAA GCTCTTGTGACCCAAGTTCCTGATATTATCAGAACCATCATCAGCTGGACCATGGACTACCTCCGGGAAAATGTGATCAACTGGATCAGGGAGCAAGGAGGCTGG GAGGGCATTCGTTCCTATTTCGGCACTCCCACATGGCAGACGGTAGGGGTTTTCTTGGCCGGTGTACTCACCACTGTCATCGTCATTCGCAAGATGTGA